The region GGTGTTGGCACCAGCCAGTGTCTTTGTGTCTTTGTGTGGCATTCCAGTGTTATCCCCCAAGGGGATAACAACCTGTCCTCCCTGATCTACCAAAATAAGGTGGGTCATGCCTGGATGTTGGTGTTAGTGAGGAACTTTCCCTCTACCCCAATCATGGGCCCTTCTGGTCTGCCATAAGTGTGACTGGTGCACTACTGGGAAGGATGATGAGGCTGCGTTTCAAGCTCTACCTGGGCCAGTTATAGTTCCAGCAGGGGTGAAGAGGATAGGGAACAAGTGTGACTATGGGAGTGTCCTGTCCCATTGTGCCCAAAGTCAACCAGGACAACATAACTTTATGTAAACGGGATAAATTTAGGGAGTATGAAACATGGGGATCACATGGAGTGCTGGCAGGGGGGCTCCAATATCAGACAGGTGCCATGAGGATGGAGGAAGGGAGTGTGGCGTATGTCAGGGCTCTATGGGGGCATTTTGCAACACAACCATGAGGGCCTGGAGGCCGACCTGGGCCATTGTGATATGCTCCACAGTTGCCCCAGCAGTGCTGGGATGGTGTAAACCTCAGTCGATGTGATTTTCTGCTCCGGGGCCTATATGGCTGCAAGTTGGGCCTGGAGAATCTAGTGGGTGGTTTAGGTACCCTGTAGGAAAATGAGGTGGCCTGTATGTCCTAGTGAGGACCCAGGGCCATTTGGACCACTCCACATATATCCCAGATGCTGGTCATCAcatgaggggggggggtcggtgCAGCATTCGCAAAAGTGGGGGTAGGGGTTTAAAGCATAATCCCCTTCTCTACCATCCTCCTGTCCTACCCATGATAATGTCCATGACTGTTTATCCTGGTCATGGGTTACATGTGGACTGGCACTAACATGACactgagatcccaggaaagttCCGGCtcacctcctttggctcctggggtcCCCTTTGACCCTGGGACCCGGTACAATTTAACCCTTGCACCCCCTTTCATGGGTCCTTCCTGACGCCCACTGAATGCATTTATATAACAACACAAAAGTAACTCATTATGAGTGCTCCTTTTATTTTCATATTCTCTTAGGAACATCCAGTCTCTGGTGGTTATATTAGGAAATGTGCAAGCAAGGAAATTAAGCTGATCCTGTCTGCTGAGTTTTGTTGGTTTGTGTTCCTTCAAACACAAGCTCCTCCCCAAGAGGACTGCACAGGGTGGGGACTCCTTGTAACAAGTAAACTGCAGACTAGAAcatcttcagagagagagagagagagagagagagagagagagagagagagagagagagagactaaaatACCATGTATCCTGGGCACATCCAGAATGATCATCTTAACATCTGAGTCATCTGCCTGGGTACTGGACTGATGAATTTAGTAAACAATGTGGACTTAAATCAACCACCTGTGAAGGATCAGCTCTGAATCATATTAATTCCAACATTCAGTCAGGTAAATGTTATATTACTTGAAAAATAGATGGGCCTTGGTGCACATCATACACTGAAGTGACAGATTGGCATGAACTCACTGGGCTGAAGACATTTTAGAGTGCTACGTGACTTCCTTAACCCTCCTTAAAAttcagtctcttttttttttacttttcatttATCTGAACTTTTGCATCATCATTTTATTTCCATTCTGTTTatctcagaaaaaaataattgtattatgaaaatgcatgtttttttaaTGAGTAATGCAATGCTAGAAACCCGCCATAAAGTTTTATCAAGTTTAGTAGTGGGTATACATCATTTTACCATTCGGCATTAACTGAgcaagggcctaatcctatccaactttccagctccgatacagccgcaatgcagacccaaggtaacaaatattcccttaccttgagggtgcCTCATTAACTGCCACactaccacaggattcagtgaacagccccttggcacagctgcagcagtgctggaaagttgtatatgATTAGAGGCCTAAGTGGGTATTTGAATTAACAAATTGCACTGAAGATCTGACCACATCTCTGCACATTTGAATGGAAAATCTGATGCATGATGGGAAGCAATCATATGTATAGGATGTACAACTACCATTCAGATTTTCTTCATGTATCATGAATTTGTTTTCAGATGACAAAAGTGGGAACAAAGGAGAAAGATCAAAATGACATAAACTTGCTATGTCATAGAAAATAATGCATTTAATTACTTTAAAGATGCTATAGATATTCATTGTTTTCAACCTGCAAATAAAGCTGAAGATTTCATGCAACGGACATGTGCCCCAATCAAGCAATatatgtttgcttgttttttcctttcctgttatTTTGCTTACTATTATTGAGTAAATAGTTATGAGTTTGCAGAGCAGGCAGTTAGGTCTCTGTTTGGGGAATATGAAAAAGTGAGTTATAGTTCTATCTGCCCTGGACGTTTGTTACTTGCTCACTACAACTCTCCAGAATGAAGTGAGTAGATCTCATTCTCAGATATGTTTCTGTGTTTCATCCCAGAGATGCCCTGCTTCTTATCCATGAGAAAAAATGGACAATCAAACATCTGTGGCTGAGTTTGTGCTCCTGGAATTCTCCAAGATTCAggaactgcagattctccacttCTTCATATTCCTGTTGTTGTACCTGGCAGCCGTCACAGGGAATCTTCTTGTCATCTCCGCCGTAGCATTTGATCATCACCTGCACATTCCAATGTATTTCTTTCTGATGAACTTGGCTCTGCAGGACCTTGGCCAACTTTCTGTCATTATGCCAAAATCCATGCTCAATTCTCTCACGAACACAAGACACATCTCTTATGCCGGATGTGTTGCTCAGgttttcttgttcctcttctttgCAGGATCTGATTTCTCCCTCCTCACCGTGATGGCCTATGATCggtatgttgccatttgcaaACCACTGCAATATGAAGTAATAATGAACAGGAGAACCTGCATGCGAATGATTGGAACTGTGTGGATTAGTGGTCTTCTCTATGGAATCTTGCATGCCAGTTCCACCTTTGCCACCTCTTTCTGCTCCAATACTgtcaatcagttcttctgtgaactCCCACAGTTGTTTAAGCTCTACTGCTCTAAAGAATATCAAACTGAAATGGTGGTTGTTCTAATAAGTGCCTTCATTGTATTTGGCTGCTTTGTCTTTGTCATCATAACTTATATTCAGATCTCTATGGAAGTGCTGAGAATCCCATCAGTGCAAGCAAGGAAAAAGGCCTTCTCCACCTGCCTTCCTCACCTCATTGTCTTTTCTACATTTGTATTTACAACTAGCATTGCTCACCTCAGGCCATCCTCTGATACCTCTTCATACCTGGATTTGATATTGACAATCATGTATTCCACACTTCCTCCCATGCTGAATCCATTtatctacagcatgagaaacaaggaCATCAAGGTGGCCCTCTCCAAATTATTCCTTCTCAATTAGCCATCCAACAATGCTTTCtatacttttattatttatttgtttttcacatttttatactgccgttcctccaaggagctccaggtgacgtacatggttcctttccctcctcttgtaatcacaacaaccctgtgaggtaggtgatgctaactggcccaaggtgactcagggagcttcatggctgaatgggaatttgaacctgagttTTCCAggtctaagggtccaatcctatccaatttttcagcaccagtgcagccgcaatgcagccccaaggtaagggaacaaaagttcccatactttaagggggcctctgtgaccactGCCTCAACACAAGATGTGgtgcatgtctcattggcacagctgcaccggcactggaaaattggataggattgggccctaagtcaactCCCAAATGAACAACATCCTGGCTTTATATGAGTGTATCCAGTGTAGTTGATGACCCAGATACAGGTTTGGATCATGGTGAAAGGAGTTTAACCTTTTCCCTCACATTTTCCCAATGAAAACTGAGTATGTATGGAAATTGAGttggagtcagctggcaagaaactgtggcttagagcagctagtcacggagcccaccagaggacaggtgactctggatttaatattgtgcggtacgcaggacctggttagagatgtaaacgttaccgggccattggggaacagtgatcatgctgcaaaccgttttgacgtgcacgttgggggaagaataccaggcaaatctctaacaaaaacccttgacttccgacgggcagacttcccccaaatgaggaggctggttaggaggttgaaagggagggtaaaaagagtccaatctctccagagtgcatggaggctgcttaaaacaacagtaatagaggcccagcagaggtgtataccgcaaagaaagaagggttccactaaatccaggagggtgcccgcatggctaaccatccaggttagagaggctgtgaagggcaaggaagcttccttccgtaaatggaagtcttgccctaatgaggagaataaaagggaacataaactgtggcaaaagaaatgtaagaaggtgatacgggaggccaagcgagactatgaggaacgcttggccagcaacattaaggggaataataaaagcttcttcaaatatgttagaagcaggaaacccgccagagaagcagttggccctctggatggtgagggagggaaaggggagataaagggagacttagagatggcagagaaattaaatgagttctttgcatctgtcttcacggcagaagacctcgggcagataccgctgcccgaacggcccctcctgaccgaggagttaagtcagatagaggttaaaagagaagatgtttcagacctcattgataaattaaagatcaataagtcaccgggccctgatggcatccacccaagagttattaaggaattgaagaatgaagttgcagatctcttgactaaggtatgcaacttgtccctcaaaatggccatggtgccagaagataggaggatagcaaatgtcatgcctatttttaaaaagggaaagaggggggacccgggaaactataggccggtcagcctaacatccttactgggtaagatggtggaatatctcatcaaagataggatctcaaaacacatagacgaacaggccttgctgagggagagtcagcatggcttctgtaagggtaagtcttgcctcacgaaccttttagaattctttgaaagggtcaacaggcatgtggatgcgggagaacccttgggcattatatatctagactttcagaaggcgtttgacacggtccctcaccaaaggctactgaaaaaactccacagtcagggaattagaggacaggtcctcttgtggattgagaactggttggaggccaggaagcaaagagtgggtgtcaatgggcaattttcacaatggagagaggtgagaagcg is a window of Tiliqua scincoides isolate rTilSci1 chromosome 5, rTilSci1.hap2, whole genome shotgun sequence DNA encoding:
- the LOC136652914 gene encoding olfactory receptor 14A16-like, producing MDNQTSVAEFVLLEFSKIQELQILHFFIFLLLYLAAVTGNLLVISAVAFDHHLHIPMYFFLMNLALQDLGQLSVIMPKSMLNSLTNTRHISYAGCVAQVFLFLFFAGSDFSLLTVMAYDRYVAICKPLQYEVIMNRRTCMRMIGTVWISGLLYGILHASSTFATSFCSNTVNQFFCELPQLFKLYCSKEYQTEMVVVLISAFIVFGCFVFVIITYIQISMEVLRIPSVQARKKAFSTCLPHLIVFSTFVFTTSIAHLRPSSDTSSYLDLILTIMYSTLPPMLNPFIYSMRNKDIKVALSKLFLLN